Genomic segment of uncultured Desulfobacter sp.:
GAAGATCGCCCGCTATTACACCAAGCGCCAGGGCGTTGTGGTATTTGACGGTTCCTACCATGGCCGGACTTACTTGACCATGGCCATGACCACCAAGGTTAAACCTTACAAATGCGGATTCGGACCCCTTGCCCCTGAAGTATACCGGGCTCCCTATGGTGATTTTGAGGCATTTACCAAATTTTTTATTACCGGTATTAACCCTGAAAATACCGCGGCCGTGGTTGTCGAGCCCATTCAGGGTGAAGGCGGGTTTATCGCGCCGCCCGAAGGCTTTTTGCCCAAGGTCGCCCAGTTCTGCAAAGATCACGGCATTGTTTTTGTTGCCGATGAAATTCAGTCAGGCATAGGCCGTACCGGTAAGATGTTTGCCGTTGAAAATTTCGGTGTGGAACCGGATTTGATGACTGTGGCCAAGAGTATTGCTGCGGGCATGCCTTTGAGCGCCGTGGTGGGCAGAAAAGAGATCATGGATTCCGTGCATCCCGGCGGTTTGGGCGGCACCTACGGTGCCAACCCGGTTGCCTGCGCTGCAGCCCATGCCGTACTGGATATTTTTGAAGAGGAAAATCTTCTGGAAAAGGCCCAGGCAATCGGCGACAAGCTGGGTGAAATCTTTGGTGCCTGGACCGAAAAATTTGATCATGTGGGAGAGGTTAGAGGCATTGGCGCCATGCGCGGATACACCATTGTCCATGCCGACGGCACCCCGGACCCGGACAAGGCTAAAAAATTGTCAGCCTACTGCTTTGACAACGGTTTGATCTCTTTG
This window contains:
- the gabT gene encoding 4-aminobutyrate--2-oxoglutarate transaminase, which encodes MTDVKDIQTLRDQVIPNGHASGTTCYVESAKGAIIKDVQGKEYIDFAGGIAVMNVGHSHPKVVAAIKEQAEKFTHTCFMVNPYDVAVRLADRLCKIAPGSFDKKALFVNSGAEAVENAVKIARYYTKRQGVVVFDGSYHGRTYLTMAMTTKVKPYKCGFGPLAPEVYRAPYGDFEAFTKFFITGINPENTAAVVVEPIQGEGGFIAPPEGFLPKVAQFCKDHGIVFVADEIQSGIGRTGKMFAVENFGVEPDLMTVAKSIAAGMPLSAVVGRKEIMDSVHPGGLGGTYGANPVACAAAHAVLDIFEEENLLEKAQAIGDKLGEIFGAWTEKFDHVGEVRGIGAMRGYTIVHADGTPDPDKAKKLSAYCFDNGLISLVCGIEGNVVRVLMPLVIEDDQLQKGLDIMEAGLAGLAG